The genomic window TTAAGTTTTTAATAGATCGAGCCAACGCTCTTTTGTGGGCTGGTGTAGGTGTGAAAGTTTTAATCTTCTTAAACTTCAAAAAGACCTCGTATTCTCCCCGAGGAACTACTATTAAATCTTCCTTCTCCGAAAGTTTTTTAAGTATAGTTGTGATTGACATACGCCAATACTGTAACAAAAGACAGAGCAACTAGCAAATAATGTGGAATACTACTAAGTGTTTTATTGAATCTCATTGAAGCCGTTGTTAACGAAGACAGCATCCGCTTTGAAGAATTCGCGGGATACTAGGGGTAGCTTTTAGCCACTAGGGGTTAGCTTATTAGAAAACCACGAAGTCGGACTTCGTGGTTTTGCGGAGTTTAATTAAAACCCCCCGAGAAAGCGTTCGCTTTCTCGGGGGGGCGATTTACTCCAACGGAACATAGCGTTGAGGGAGAGCTTTTGCCAACCTATCTGGCAAATTCTTGTTATACATAAAGCGATACCCCAGAGCTTCATGCCACAAATTATACTCTAGCGCCATTCTATGATAATCGGACATCAGCCTAAAATAGCTTTCTCTGGCTTCATACCAATCACTGATTTCTTTTTTCGTCCACAAAGATTTTGGTACGCTTCTTCTATTCGATTCTAAAGAAATCATTTTTTGCTTATGCATTCGTATGCTAACTTTGAGCCCAAAAAGATTACCCGACATAGTTGATAGTTCTTGGTATTCTTTGACAAGAAATCCTTGACCTACCTTAACCTCTGGCTTATCACTAACAAATAAAAAGAAAGCTCCACAGACCAAGGCAATCGATAAAAGAAGAAAGAAAAAAATCAAAGATATTTTCCCAGCATCTCTTAGCAAACCGCCTAAACTAGCCATCCTGCCGACACCCAAAGCGTTCATACTGGCCTCCCCGCCAAGTAAGTTAAAGAACTATAGCGACTACTAACTATTAAGGAAACACCGCTCCGAACAGTATCCCGCCATAGGCGGGCAAGTATGGAGTTTACCTGCCGTAGGCAGGAAGACTATTTTAATATAAATAAAGAGGCTCCATATCGTCTGTGAGGGGCGATGTTTCCTTAGAAATAAATTAAATCTTAAGGTATCGCCTCATGGCAATCAAGCTAGAGATGACGCCTAGAAATACTCCTACTAAAGTTTGAAGCAAAAATATCTGCCAAAAATTATTTCTAAAATACCCAGCAATATCTATACCTGAAAGAAAAGCCGAAATTTTTGGTGAAACAAAAACCAAAATTGGGTAAAAAATTATGGTAGTTACCAAGGAAGCAACTAATCCGTGTAAAATACCCTCTATAATAAACGGCCCGCGGATATACCAATTAGACGCGCCCACTAAGCGCATCACGCCAATCTCTTCGCGCATAGAATAAATTTTTAAGCGAATAGTATTAAATGTAACCAAGACCGCTATAAAACCCAGCACCACAATAGCTATAAAACCCGAACTTCTAACTGTACCCAAAATACTGGAAAGTTTTTCTATAACTTTTTGGTTTTGCCTGTAATTAACTGTATCCACCATACCCGAAAACCTGGTGCTTTCTAAAAACGAAGCGATAGATTCATAGTTATCTATAAGTTTAGCCTTGATGTTGAGCGAAGCCTCTAAAGGATTATCGCCTAGTTCTTCCAAAGATTTAATAATTAAGGGATTATTCTCGTGTTCGGTTTCAAATTTGGCTAAAGCCTCGGCCCGAGAAACATATTCCACGCTTTTTACATCGGAGATTTTTTCTAGTTCGGCTTTAACTTTTAAAACCTCGCTTTCGGTTGTGCTTAATTTAAAGTAAACAGAAATATCAACTTTTTGTTCTAAATCGGTCAGAATACTGCCTGCCACCACCGAAAGCAAAAACAAGCTGGTTATTAAACTTAGGGTAATAACCATAACGCTAATAGTAGCGGTAGAAACCCATTTATTGCGCCAAAAAGAATTAAGGCCTGATCTAGTAACTCTATTTAAAGCCGTTAATATTTTTTCTTTCATTATTTTTAGAAATTAGAAATTAGATATTAGAAATTAGTTTTTTAGATAAGATACTTGCCCTTAAGATCATCTTTAACCACTCTGCCTTTTTCCATTAACACCACTCGGCGTTCCAAATTATTAACAATGCTATTATCGTGCGTAGCCAAAATAACCGTAGCCCCCAATTCGTTTAATTTAAGCAAAAGATTAACAACTTCCCAAGTATTAACAGGGTCCAAGTTGCCCGTGGGTTCATCGGCTACCAAAATATCGGGCCTGTGCACTAAAGCGCGTCCAATGGCCACGCGTTGCCTTTCACCGCCAGAAAGCTGGTAAGGAAAATGGTTAGCCTTATCTTCTAAGCCAACTAAACCCAAGACCTGTGGCACATCTTCTTTAATTTCTTCGTCGTCTTTACCCGCCACCTCCATGGCAAAAGCAATATTTTCATAAGCTGTTTTTGTAGGCAGTAATTTATAATCCTGAAAAACCGTACCTATTTTTCTTCTTAAATAAGGCATTTCCTTATGGCTTAGAGAATTTATAGATACGTCCCCCACAATTATTTCGCCCATACTGGGCGCTTCCTCGCCTATTAACATTCTTAAAAGTGTTGATTTGCCCGCGCCAGACGAGCCTACTAACGAAACAAATTCTTTGGCTTTTATTATTAAATTTATATTTTCCAAAGCCACCATATGCGGCGGATAAATTTTGGAAACGTTTTTAAAATGAATCATGCTTTATCGATAAATGTCTAATATCTAATTACTAATATCTAATCAATATCTAATTTCAAATTTTAAAATTAGTCATTAGGCCTTCGTAATTGATTAGAAATTTGATATTAGTCATTAGATATTTTTAACTCCGCTTCTATAAACCCCTCCAATTCTCCAGCTAAAACTTTTTCCGCTTGTGTAGTTTCAAACCCCGTGCGGTGATCTTTAACCATTTTATAGGGATTTAAAACATAGGAACGTATCTGGTGCCCCCATTCTATTTTTACGTTCTCGCCCTTAAGTTCATCTACTGTTTTTTTATGCTCTTCGTCTAATCTTTGCTGAATTTTCGCATAAAGCAATTTCATCGCTTTATCTTTATTAGAGGCTTGCGAACGTTCGGCTTGCGAAGTTGAAACTAGCCCCGTAGGCAGATGCGTTATTCTTATAGCCGATTCTGTTTTGTTAACATATTGCCCGCCGGGGCCACCGGCTTTATAAGTATCTACTCTAACATCTTGAGGTTTAATTTCTATATTGCCAACGTCTTCTATTTCTGGCATTACTTCAATTAACGCAAACGAAGTATGCCTTAAACCCTGCGCTGAAAATGGCGAAATTCTTACTAAGCGATGCACTCCGCTTTCGCGCCTTAAATAGCCGTAAGCATATTGGCCACGTATTTCTATTATAGCATTTTTTAAACCGGCTTCTTGGCCAGAAGTTACCGCCACCACCTGCGCTTTAAAACCAGTTTTTTCGCAATATTTAAGATACATTTTTAAAAGCATTTCCACCCACTCTTGAGCATCGGTTCCACCTGCGCCAGAATATATGCTTAGTATGGCGTTATTTTTGTCGTATTCACCCGAAAGATAAATTAAAAATTTTTCTTTCTCTATTCTTTCTTCTAGTTTTTGTAAAGATCTTTCAAATTCCTTGTTTAGAGAGTCGCCTTCCCCCACACTCTCCAACAAGCTAACAACCTCATTTAAATGCTTAAAATCGCTTTCATAATTATGCCATTTTTCTATAACATCTTTTATATCGGCCAGTTCCCGGCTAATTCTTTGGGCTCTTACCCTTTCTTGCCAAAAATTTTCTACTACAGTTTCTTTTTCTAACTCTTTGGCTCTTGATTTTTTATGAACAAGGTCAAAGACAGTCCAACAAATGCTGGAGCTTATTTTTTAATTCGACCAATCTATTTTTAAAATCAAGAATCATTAGAATAAGTATAACAAATTATACTCTCTTCAACATCCTAAAATTCTCTTCTACTATATCTTTGGCTCTGTCTAAATCTGCCTTAGCTGGCAGTTTAAAATAAAATAGGCGGCCCAATGGAAAAATTTCCATAGTCACGGCTCCAGTATAATTAAACTTTTTTATAAAAGAGGCAAAACCAGCCCAATCAAATGTGTCTTCTAAAAAACTCTTATGAAAATCACCCTGGTGATCGAACCCGTGGGCATGAATCACCTTTATATTGTTATGGTTTCTTTGAAAAAACTGATATGGATCAAAACCTTTTAAAAAAGATTTAGCTACATCCAGCGTCAGGTTTATATTTCTTGATTTTATAAAACTCTCCAGCTTTTCTGGTTGACCACAATAACTTGGCCAATCTTCTAAGCTTCGCGGAGCGGCATTTTCAAAAGCTATATTTATTTTGCTTTCCGCTTCCCTTTGTTTTACCCAATCAAAAAATTTACTATTAAAACTTCGTCTGACTGTGGCCAAATGCACCACCAAATTCTCGGCATTAAAATCTTTGGCGATAGCTATCATTTTATCCAACTGTTTTTTACCAGTAAAAAGAACATACCAAGGTGGTTGGTGGACATTAACTACAGGCACTTGGTATTTTTCTGAAAGTTTTTTTATGGCCTCAAAACCTAACTTTACAGCCTGCGGAGTTATTACTAATTCTATGCCATCCGCCTTAATATTATGGGCAAATAAAAATACCTCTTCCAAAGGAAAGGGTTCGAAAGTGTAGCTGGATATTAATAGTTTCATAGACTGAGCCGACCCCGGGAATTGAACCCGGAACCTACGGTTTACGATACCGTCGCTCTGCCAATTGAGCTAGGTCGGCCATATAATTGCTTTCATAAAGTAACATTTTACTGCTAGAATGAAAAGGATATGTTTGACTTGATCAGTCTTATAAAAACAGCTGGATATTTAGGCTTATTCGGTATAGTTTTTGCCGAATCTGGTCTTTTTATTGGCTTTTTTTTACCGGGCGACAGCTTGCTTTTTACGGCCGGATTTTTGGCTTCGCAAAATTTTTTAGATATCAAAATTCTAGCCCCGTTAACATTTTTGGCGGCTATTTTAGGCGACAGCTTCGGTTATGCCTTTGGCAATAAGGTTGGCTATAAACTCTTTACCAAAGAAGATTCTTTTTTGTTCCATCGCCATCACTTAGAACGAGCCGAAAAGTTTTATAAAAAACACGGTGGTCAAGCCATAATACTTGCGCGGTTCATGCCTGTGGTTAGAACTTTTGCACCAATACTCGCCGGAGTTGGCAAAATGAAATACTCCACATTTCTTTTTTATAACATAATTGGCGCATTTTTATGGGCTATAGGTTTAACCAGTATGGGTTACTATTTAGGCAGTGCCATTCCCAACATAGATAAATACCTTCTGCCTATAATCGCGCTGATTATTTTTCTTTCTGTTTCACCCTCGTTGATTCATATTCTAAAAAACAAATCCGACCGAGAAAAAATTATCGGGTTTATAAAGTCTAAACTAAAACACTAAAAATGTGACAAGATTATTTACATTATGCAAAAAGATTTTGATAAGTGGAATGAAATAAAAAAAGAAACTCATTCAAGCGACGACTATCTGCCGTTGTATCGTGAACGGCAGATACGATAGTGTCGACTTGGAATAAATGTAGGATTTGAACAAGATGGTACAGGAGAAGGATTTTCACGCCCCGTTTTGATATTAAAAGGATTTAGCCGCCAAGTTTGTCTTGTTGTTCCTCTTACAACCTCAACGAAAAAGAATATTTACCATGTGTCGGCTGGAGTTGTTGATAGGCTCCAAGCAGTAGCAATTATTTCACAAGTTCGTTTAATTGATACTAAGCGTCTATACAAACAAATTGGAACCCTTGATAAAGAGGTTTTTGAGAACATACGAAAAGCCGTCAAAGACATGCTTTAACGGCTTTTCTCTTTTTTGTCCCTCTTTTGCAAGAGGGCCGGCCCGAAGGCATTTGTATGCTTAGTGTAGCGCGGGGGTTACTTTAAGTCAATACACACGGCAGTGTGCTACTATAATCACTTGTCCACTTTTCAGGCGATCACATTAAAAGTGGACATTGTTACTATTTTACTATCAAGGTTTAATCTTAATACGAGCTTTCATTCCACTTATCAAAATCTTCCTGCATGATACTCTATGTCTCGGGCAAAAAATTGCTGGATTTTTAAAATCTAAGTTTACTAATTACCAAGGTTAAATCTAGGTAACAAACTGTTCTATGCACACACATTTGACAAATATCTCATTACTGCATTACACTGTTTAAATCAAACTTTAACCACCATGCTCTTTACATAAAGGAGAAGTAGCTATGAAAATGTTCATTTACACGGAACGTCATAGGGCATTTTGTGGAATAGAAAGGGGGGCACCTAATGGTCCCCGCCATGAAGAATTGATTGTAATCGCAGAAAACAGAAAAGAAGCAAATGAAGCCATCAAGAGAAAGTATATTGAGATAGAGCAAAAAAATAATTTGGGAGCTTATGACGATGATGAAGACGACCAGTTAATCCTATTTACATTTTTTCAATTTGTATCAAGGAAGCTTCCACCAGAAGACAAGAAGAAAATAAAAGTCTACGAGTTCCCTATAGTAAACGGTCTGATCATGGAAATAAGTGAACATTGTGTAGCAGAAATAAAATAAACTCCAATGTACAAAAATTCAAAAACCGATCAATAGATCGGTTTTTTAAATTGAGCGGGTAACGGGAATCGAACCCGTATCTCAACCTTGGGAAGGTCGTATACTACCATTGTACTATAACCGCATTCTAGCTAATTATTAAATACTAATTACAAACTACTTAGCCTTAAGCTCTCCATTCTCCCACTTATACGCCGAAAACCAAACCTTAACCTTGGCTTCTAACTTAGCCGATTTTAGCCAATTATCAAAGTCCTCGCCTTTTTCTTGTGAAACCACTTGCAACAAAGCCTGTGGTTCTAAAATTCTTTCTTTAAATTTATCGGCATCCCATTTATAAACATTTTTTAAAACACCAGAAAGATTAGCTTCGGCCTTAGAATCAAAAGTAACTTCAACTTCTTTTTCGGCTTTTTTAATTTGATCATTGCTAGCCGAAGATTTTACTATTTGATTTATTATAAGACCCTCCAAAGAATTTTTCATAAGTTCTTTTTCCGAACTTTTTTTAAAAAGATCATCCATTTCCTTACTAGAACCAACTAAGCCTTGGCTGTATAATCTGCGCGAAACATCGGCGTTTTCTTTGACCGTGCGCTGGCTTATAAAATTTCCATCTACCGCCACCACCGGAAAATAGCCATTTTGCACCAAGGTATAGCTTAAAAGACCGCCCATCAAAAAAACTAGGGTCAAAATCAAAACTCCAATGTGGTGACTTTTCATGTTATTTTTTTATATTAAAGTATTTTAGCCAATTTTTAAGATTAAACCAAATGCTATTCGGATTATTAAAGGTATCACCAACTTCTGCCTTTAAAAAATTTTCTTCGGGAAAGTTATCTTCGCCCACCACCACCAAAACCGACTCGCCTTCCTTTTTTAAATTTAACCTAGACCTTGCTTCTTTTTCTAACACTTCTGGTTTAGAAAGACTGTCTATTTCGGTTTGAAGTTTTTTGGATTCTTGTTCGTAAGAATCAGTTTTGTTTTTTACTATTTTATATTCGTTGTTTATGCCGTACCACCTATAAAATTCCCGCCCGGCTAAAAATAAAGAAAATAAAAACACTGCGCCCAAGCCCAGCCAAACCAGCCATTTCTTTTTTAATAATATAGCAAATTCTTCGCGCGGCATGATAGTATAATAATATCGTATATGCTTAAATCCAAGAAACTAATTAAAATCTTCTGGCTTATTGGCGCCATAACAATAGCCATCTCTATGGTTCTTTATACTATACTGCCTTTGTTGGTGTATTAAAAAAATGAGCCATTCCGATACCAGATCGGGAATGGCTCAAGCGTCGAGCCTAAGCTCGAGATATTCTGCCGCTCTAGGCGGCTTGGTTTGCCTGCCCTAAGGCAGACGAAAGAACTTATATAGCTTTGGAGTTTTTGGGTGCGTTACCTAAACTTCTAGGCACGCACCCTCATATCTCCATTTTTAATGGACACCTCATCATACAGACTCCCCTCTGTGATGGGCGCATCCTGACGGCGGCTTCCTCTTGATGTCTGGAAGTCCCCGCAAGCTTGATCCTATTCTAACGCAAATAAAAAATCATTGCAACTCGGCAGTGCACCGAGCTTACGATCGTAAGCTCGGTGCACAAAATAACTAATGGTTAATTTGTATCACAAAAACTCAAGGCTAAAAATTATCATACTCTCTAAGCGTTAACTGTGCATTTATCTGGCGCATTGTTTCCAAAACAACCGAAACTACAATCAATAAGGCCGTACCGCCCAAAGTTAAAGTGGTTATGCCAAAAGCTCTTTGGACAATAAGAGGTAAAATAGCTATCAAACCCAAAAATAAAGCGCCCACCAAGGTTATACGATTAACCACGTGGCCAATAAAAGTTGCGGTGGGTTCGCCTGGTCTTATGCCCGGAATAAACCCGCCCTGCTTTTGAACATTCTCGGAAATAGCTTTAGGATCAAACGTCACTGCGGTATAAAAATATGTAAACACCGTAACCAAAAAGAAATATAAAATTCCGTAAGTTAAAGGCTGTTGTAAAAACGCGGCAATGCTTTTCGAAATATTAGCCAGCCACGCAATACTGGAGGTAGATAAAAATTGCGCGATCAAACCTGGAAAAAGCAAAATAGATAAGGCAAAAATTATGGGAATAACGCCGGCTTGGTTAACGCGCAAGGGAATGTGGCTAGAAAAACCGCCAAAAGTTCTTCGTCCCCGCACCCTTTTAGCAAAAGCCACCGGAATATTGCGCTGGCCTTCGGAAATAATTACAATTCCAGCGATAACCACAACCGCCACCGCCATAAAAACTAAATATGTGAAAATTTGGCTAGCATCAAAGGCGATCAAGCTTTGACCCACGCTGGTAGGCAAACCAGCCACAATACCCGCAAATATCAAAAGAGAGGTGCCGTTGCCAATACCCTTTTCGGTAATAATTTCTCCTATCCAAACCAAAAACATAGTGCCTGCCGTCACCGTAATTATTAATGTAATTAAATTGAAAAATGGCAGATCGGTTATTATGCCTTGGCTTCTAAATATAGAAACGGTGGCCAACGACTGAAGCGCAGCCAAAGGAATGGTTAACAATCTGGAAAATTGATTAAACTTGGCCCGGCCTTCCGAACCCGATTCCATATACATTTCCCTTAAGTTTGGGAAAATCATTGTTAAAAGCTGCATTATAATAGACGCGGTAATATATGGCCCTAAACCCAAAAGAATAACTGAAAAATTACCTAGTGTGCCTCCGGTAAACAAACTAACTAAACCCAATAACTGGTTTGAAGAAAAAAGTTCGGCTAGTTTAACTCTATCTATACCGGGCATGGGTATAGCCGAAGCTAATCTAAAAACAACCAACATACCCAAGATAAAAAATATCTTTTTTCTTAGATCTGAGATTTTAAAAATTTGTAGAAATTTATTCATACACAATAGCTTTTTAGGATATTAGCTTTTAGCTTTCTAGTAGGCTAAGAAGCTAGAAAGCTGGCTGGCTTATTTAGCTGGCTTTCTTACTTCCCCACCCACTGCCAATATTTTAGCCGCGGCTTTTTCGGAAACAGCTAAGTTTTCTAAAATTAGTTTTTTGCTAATAGGCCCACCATCAAGAATTTTCACCTTTGGCAAAACTCCTTTGCCTACAACTATTACGCCCTTATCTTGCAGAGTTCTTGGATTAACTTTTTCTCCATTATTAAATTTTTTATCCAAAATAGAAAGTTCAACTGGAATAAAACTCTTTTTAAAACTTTTAAAACTATAGCCCCGAGATTTTGGAATCCTTCTCATTACATCCCTAATGGCTGGCCTTATTCTATGCCCCGCTCGAGATTTTTGACCCTTGGTACCACGACCCGAAGTAGTGCCGCGCTTACCGCCACGGCCAATTCTTTTTTCGTTTTTACCCTTTGTTCTTGGGCTTAAATTATGTAAATCCATATTTTTTATCTTTTGGCTTTAGCAGTAATCAGCTCTAAAGCCTTTAGCGTGGCTCTGGTATTATTTATCTTATTGCCAGAACGGGAAAGAATCTTGCCAATAATATCTTTTAAGCCGGATAGTTCGGAAACAACTCTAACTGCGCCACCAGCGTTTATGCCTCTGCCAGCCGGAGCTGGTTTTAAATAAACAACAGCAGAACTATATTTAACCTTAATTGCCGAAGGAATCGTGCCATTAACAATAGCTATATTTATTAAATGTTTTTTGGCTTGATGCACAGCTTTGGCCACAGATTGAGCCACATCGGAGCCTTTGCCCAAACCAAAACCCACTCTGCCCTTTCTATCGCCAATCACAACAGCCGCCCTAAATTTAAAGCGCTTGCCTCCTTTAACGACTCTAGTTACACGAGCAATTTCTAAAACTTTTTCTTCGAACTCTTTGTCTCTTTTTTCCTTATTAAAGGGCGGTCTGCCACCAGGACCTCCGCGGCCACGGCCCCGCCCACCAAAGCCTCCGCCTGCTGGTCTGTTGTTGCTATTACTATTTGAATTTATTGGTTTTGTTTCCATATTTAAAATTTAACTCCTGATTCTCTTAGCCCGTCTGCCAAAGCTTGTACCCGGCCGTGATATTTATAACCGCCTCTATCAAAAACTATTTTCGTAAAACCCTTTTTAATAATTTCGCCACCCAAAGTTTTTCCTACATCCTTAGCTTTCGTTATACCACCCGTCTTGTTTTTAGCTTTGATTCCTTTTTTAACTAGGTCGCTAAATTGAGCCAATGTTTTTGAATTATCATCGTCTATTAACTGCGCGTAAATATGGTTTATAGATCTAAAAACAGAAAGTCTGGGGCACTCCTTCGTGCCTTTTACTTTTGCCCTTACCCTAACGTGGCGCTTAATTCTATTTAATCTTATTACGTTTTTCATTTCTTTATTCTTTAGGCTCCGGCGCTTGCTTTCTTACCAGCTTTGCGTCTAATTATTTCACCAGAATAGCGTATGCCCTTGCCCTTGTATGGTTCTGGTTTTTTAAAATTTCTTATTTTAGCAGCAACATGTCCCACTAAAAATTTATCAAACCCGCTTACAAAAATACTATTTTTTTCAACTCTTAATGTAACACCAACCGGAGATTCAAATTCAACAGGATGTGAAAAACCAATATTTAATATCAACTTATTGCCCTGAAGCTGGGCTTTAAAACCCACGCCTTCAATATCAAGTTTTTTTTCATAACCATTAACAACTCCGTAAACCATCCCATCTATTATAGATCTAGAAGTACCCCACGAAGGATTAGTTTCGTTTTTAGCGGTAATTGTTAATTCCTTTTCTTTAAGAGATATGGCTATACCTCTTGGCAACCTAAAAGACAAATCGCCTTTTGGACCCTTAATCAAAACAAAACCATCCTTCTCTTCTACAGAGACTTTTTCTGGCAAAATTATTATTTTTTTACCTATCCGGCTCATAATTTTAACTATGAAATCTCACAAACAACTTCCCCACCCAATTTACTTCTTCTGGCTTCGGCATCCACCATAATACCCTTGGAAGTTGAAATTATTTTTATTGTTCCATCCTTTTTTGGAAAAATTTCGTTATGTTTAATATAAATTCTTTGGCCTGGTTTAGATATTCTTTTAGCGCTAGCTATAGCCGGATACGATTCTATATATTTCAATTTTAATTCCAATTTCTTACCAGAAATATTTCTGCCTTTCTTTTCAAAATCTAAAATCAAGCTAGCCTTTTTTAAAACATTGGCTATTTCTTGTTTCATTTTAGAAAAAGGCATACTAACCGTTTCTTTATTAACGGCTCCAGCGTTCCTTATTCTTGTTAACATGTCTGATATGGGGTCTACCATGATGATTTTTTAATTCCTGGTATTTCGCCTTTGTTCGCTAACTCTCTAAAGCAAATCCTGCACAAACCAAAATCTCTCATAAAGGCTCTTTTACGGCCGCACTTCCAACACCTATTAACCTGTCGGGTTGAAAACTTAGGCTTCTTTTTGGCTCTAGCAATAACGGATGTTTTTGGCATAATTTTATTTCGTTTTCTTTTCGAATGGAAAACCTAATGCTTTAAAAAATTCTAAACTTCTTGCCTTATTCGAATTCAAAACCTTAACTGTAAATTGGAAACCAAACGAGTGAGCCGCATCGGCCGAAGTTTCAGGAAAAACCGTATGATCTTTAATTCCAACGTTAAAATTACCATGACTATCTACACAGCTTTCTTTTAGGCCTCTAAAATCTCTGGTTCTGGGCAAAGCTGTTCTTACAAATTTTTCCAAAAAGTCATACATTTTAGAACCATGCAGAGTTACTTTAACGCCCAGAGGCATACCAAGTCTTGTTTTAAAAGAAGCGATAGCTTTCTTTGCTTCTGTGGTCACTGGTTTTTGTCCGGTTATACGCGAAATTTCTTCCGAAACTCTTTTAATAATATCTTCGGGTTTGGCACTGGCTACCACAACCCTGCCCAAGCCAACATTAACCACAATCTTGGTGATTCTGGGCAAAGCCCAAATATTGGCTGTTTTTAGCCTTTCTTGTAAAACCTTGGTTTCCTTTTGAATTTTATCTTTTAAACCTGTCATATGCCTGTTTTGTCTAAATTTTAAAGCTTCTTTGTAGCGAATAAAATTTAGCTACAAAAGAGAGCACCCCGCCCTTTATGTTGGTTATTTGTGATTTAACTGAATTGTTTTCTATTAAATTTGATTTCATGATTCCTTATTCTATATTTTGCTTAAAGGGCGGGGTAAGGTTTGGCCACCAATCGCTTTGCCCGGTTCAGCTGGGCTCCGCTCTTGGGCCAAGCCCTTACTTATAACGTTTGTTTACATTTTTTGCAAATCCTTGTTTTATCTCCAGCAGTAACCGAATAACCAATTCTGGTGGGCTTATTACAAGAAGGGCAAACAATCATAATCTTGGCAACAGCAATTGGTTTTGGAATTAAAATAATTTCACCTTTTTTATCTTGCTGACGAGATTTGGCATGTTTTTTAAACAAATTCAAACCTTCCACTAAAACTTTATTGTCTTCGGGGAAAACTTTGGTAACTTTTCCAGATTTACCTTTATCTTTACCAGACACTATTTTTACTTGATCTCCTTTTTTTATTTTCATGCCAATTATTTGAAGCAAACATCATTCCGAGCAGCATCATGGAGATGACCAATTACTACAATTGAGAGGACTCCATGTCGTCTGCGAGGAGTGATGTTTGCGGAAATATTTATACCACCTCTTCCGCCAAAGAAATTATTCTATCAAAACCTTTTTCCTTAAGCTCTCTTGGTATTGGACCAAAAATTCTTCCGCCCTTAGGTTCTTTATTATCCACTAAAACAACAGCGTTATCGCTAAACCTAAGATATGTCCCGTCTTTTCTTTTAAATTCTTTTCTTTGACGAACAATAACCGCTCTAACCACCTCTTTCTTGTGTACCGATTTTCTTGGTTCAGCCTCTTTTATAGACACAACAATAATATCGCCCACTTGAGCAATCTTTCGGCCGGACCCACCCAAAACCTTAATACACTGGACCAATTTGGCTCCA from bacterium includes these protein-coding regions:
- the secY gene encoding preprotein translocase subunit SecY — translated: MNKFLQIFKISDLRKKIFFILGMLVVFRLASAIPMPGIDRVKLAELFSSNQLLGLVSLFTGGTLGNFSVILLGLGPYITASIIMQLLTMIFPNLREMYMESGSEGRAKFNQFSRLLTIPLAALQSLATVSIFRSQGIITDLPFFNLITLIITVTAGTMFLVWIGEIITEKGIGNGTSLLIFAGIVAGLPTSVGQSLIAFDASQIFTYLVFMAVAVVVIAGIVIISEGQRNIPVAFAKRVRGRRTFGGFSSHIPLRVNQAGVIPIIFALSILLFPGLIAQFLSTSSIAWLANISKSIAAFLQQPLTYGILYFFLVTVFTYFYTAVTFDPKAISENVQKQGGFIPGIRPGEPTATFIGHVVNRITLVGALFLGLIAILPLIVQRAFGITTLTLGGTALLIVVSVVLETMRQINAQLTLREYDNF
- a CDS encoding uL15 family ribosomal protein, translating into MDLHNLSPRTKGKNEKRIGRGGKRGTTSGRGTKGQKSRAGHRIRPAIRDVMRRIPKSRGYSFKSFKKSFIPVELSILDKKFNNGEKVNPRTLQDKGVIVVGKGVLPKVKILDGGPISKKLILENLAVSEKAAAKILAVGGEVRKPAK
- a CDS encoding 30S ribosomal protein S5, whose amino-acid sequence is METKPINSNSNSNNRPAGGGFGGRGRGRGGPGGRPPFNKEKRDKEFEEKVLEIARVTRVVKGGKRFKFRAAVVIGDRKGRVGFGLGKGSDVAQSVAKAVHQAKKHLINIAIVNGTIPSAIKVKYSSAVVYLKPAPAGRGINAGGAVRVVSELSGLKDIIGKILSRSGNKINNTRATLKALELITAKAKR
- the rplR gene encoding 50S ribosomal protein L18, with amino-acid sequence MKNVIRLNRIKRHVRVRAKVKGTKECPRLSVFRSINHIYAQLIDDDNSKTLAQFSDLVKKGIKAKNKTGGITKAKDVGKTLGGEIIKKGFTKIVFDRGGYKYHGRVQALADGLRESGVKF
- the rplF gene encoding 50S ribosomal protein L6 translates to MSRIGKKIIILPEKVSVEEKDGFVLIKGPKGDLSFRLPRGIAISLKEKELTITAKNETNPSWGTSRSIIDGMVYGVVNGYEKKLDIEGVGFKAQLQGNKLILNIGFSHPVEFESPVGVTLRVEKNSIFVSGFDKFLVGHVAAKIRNFKKPEPYKGKGIRYSGEIIRRKAGKKASAGA
- the rpsH gene encoding 30S ribosomal protein S8, which produces MVDPISDMLTRIRNAGAVNKETVSMPFSKMKQEIANVLKKASLILDFEKKGRNISGKKLELKLKYIESYPAIASAKRISKPGQRIYIKHNEIFPKKDGTIKIISTSKGIMVDAEARRSKLGGEVVCEIS
- a CDS encoding type Z 30S ribosomal protein S14; protein product: MPKTSVIARAKKKPKFSTRQVNRCWKCGRKRAFMRDFGLCRICFRELANKGEIPGIKKSSW
- the rplE gene encoding 50S ribosomal protein L5; this encodes MTGLKDKIQKETKVLQERLKTANIWALPRITKIVVNVGLGRVVVASAKPEDIIKRVSEEISRITGQKPVTTEAKKAIASFKTRLGMPLGVKVTLHGSKMYDFLEKFVRTALPRTRDFRGLKESCVDSHGNFNVGIKDHTVFPETSADAAHSFGFQFTVKVLNSNKARSLEFFKALGFPFEKKTK
- the rplX gene encoding 50S ribosomal protein L24 encodes the protein MKIKKGDQVKIVSGKDKGKSGKVTKVFPEDNKVLVEGLNLFKKHAKSRQQDKKGEIILIPKPIAVAKIMIVCPSCNKPTRIGYSVTAGDKTRICKKCKQTL
- the rplN gene encoding 50S ribosomal protein L14 encodes the protein MIQLRTMLNVADNSGAKLVQCIKVLGGSGRKIAQVGDIIVVSIKEAEPRKSVHKKEVVRAVIVRQRKEFKRKDGTYLRFSDNAVVLVDNKEPKGGRIFGPIPRELKEKGFDRIISLAEEVV